The following are encoded in a window of Magnolia sinica isolate HGM2019 chromosome 11, MsV1, whole genome shotgun sequence genomic DNA:
- the LOC131218104 gene encoding uncharacterized protein LOC131218104, translated as YTLSVFILRYASYNQSPFCPQCKHPFQFLSVHRSPDGRYFDPGYIVFMFEESVCLLIRATWFVPLPLEAQEESSYEQEAIYQYEDEEDNDLDDEADDLNDEAYFGSSSSLRIGNRRCFIPLSYTSLVSG; from the exons tacaccctcagcgtcttcatcttacgttacgcat cgTATAATCAGAGTCCTTTCTGTCCTCAGTGCAAGCATCCGTTTCAGTTTCTCAGTGTTCATCGATCACCAGATGGAAG ATATTTTGATCCTGGCTATATAGTATTCATGTTCGAGGAGAGTGTTTGTCTGCTCATTAGAGCCACTTGGTTTGTGCCTCTACCATTGGAGGCTCAGGAAGAATCCTCCTATGAACAAGAAGCTATCTATCAGTATGAGGATGAGGAGGATAACGATCTGGATGATGAAGCTGACGATCTGAATGATGAAGCTTACTTTGGCAGCTCCTCAAGCCTTCGTATCGGTAATCGTAGGTGTTTTATACCTCTTTCATACACCTCTTTAGTATCTGGATGA